In Choloepus didactylus isolate mChoDid1 chromosome 11 unlocalized genomic scaffold, mChoDid1.pri SUPER_11_unloc2, whole genome shotgun sequence, the sequence TAAAATGGAAGTTAAAATATCTACCTTACTTGGTTGTTAAAGAACTAAGTAAGATAAATATGTAAAGTTATTATtacagtccctggcacatagcTGAATGCTTAAAAGTTTTTATTGATTATTCAGTTTTGCATATCTCTATCCCTCTATATTTCTtgcttcctccatccttttgtttctcccTTCACTATCCCTATAAATCCTCCCTTTCTTCTCCACTTTAGGGAAGAAACATTGGGATCAGAAACCTAacacagagaagaaatggaaatgacatAATTCCTTTTCAACCTAAAAAGTGAGCTAAGCTGACTTTCCCCTGCCACAGTTCTCCTAGGAAATATAATTGTATTCTATGAAGTTTATCCCAGGAAGGATTTCTGATGGATTCATGGGAGAAATGAAATAATTGGGTGTTCTGAGAGAATACTGGGAACTTTATAGCAAATAGTATGTAATTTAGAAGCAatagaagaaggaaaggagatttGCACTTATTATCAATTTAAATCCTGGGCTTCAGTTCCTTTCAGAGTTCATTAGAATACAGGAACAGGAAGAGGGGTTGTTGCATCATCTATGCTAAACACAGCTCCGTGATTATTATTGATGATGCAAAAAACTAAGTACATaaataaaatgccaaaaatgAATCTTTTATGAATGAACTGCACACAAATTTACTTTATTGTCAATCCGGTCATGAACCATACTATCCCCATCATGACCTTGAGGTCTGAATCATAATCTCTAAATTCACTGCTGGACAGTGTCAAGGAGAGAGCAGGAAGCTGAAGCCTATGGAGCTTGGTGAAAAGTCCCTGTGAATCTTCACATGGCAAATCTACTTGCTTTCTACTGATGATAGCTTCCAGAAATCCAATAGGCCATGTTTTCTCTCATTAAGAGGGGACAGTTCTTAGCAAAGAAGTTGCACAGGGAACTCAAATGTCACTCAAACTTGCAGAAAAGTATTACCTCTAGAGGTAGTGTGATCTTTTACTAGAGGATTCTAGGGACAGCATTTCTTATACTGATCAAGATCTTTCAACTAGTGGTCAAATTTCTAGGTTTAGGGGTCTCATTAGGTGTCATGACCAAGGCAGGGTCTAAGGTGAAGGTGAAGGGAATTGGCTTCTCCATTCAAGGGACTTGGAGAATCTTGAATTGTACAATGACTATTTGTCAAAGTGTGTTCTAGTGCTGCCTGTGTGTGAGAGGTTATGAAAGGGAGATAGGTGTGGTCCAGAGAACCACGGAGCACCTTCTCATGGTGATGGGGCCAGAGCAGCATACAATTACATCAATAAAGCTCTTACCTATTTTCAAAGCTATTAACTTGCTTTATGTCACCTCCCACCACcatatccaaaagacaaaatgagagaGACTCAGAAAGTAGACAATGCTCTTATTGTGTTTGTAGAAAGAAGTCAAACATTCTAATGGAGAAGGGAACTATGACAGGCTTTGACCAAATTGGGGGAAAAGTTATAATTAATGCTCATTTCTCTTCCTCAAGTCTCAACAGTTACAGAAGGTACTTTCTTTCCAAGttacagatgcagaaattgaAGTTCAGGAGGATCAAATGACATAGTCAGGGTCACAGGAGCAGGAGGTAAAGCATGGACATCTATGCAGCTTTTCTGACTCTTCCACATCCAGGTGACTCTACAGAGGTAAAGAAGACCAGATAGGTGTAACCTGTGTAAGACAGCATGAACAGGGGAGTAAGGAAGACAACTGATTCCTCTGCCCAGGTTTTATCCACCCTGACTTTTCTGACTCATCACAGGTGCCAGAAAAGGCATCAGCATGAGCAGTGACAACCAGAGTTTCTTGGGGGAGCCACCTACAAACTTCATCCTTCTGGGTGTCTCTGACAGGCCATGGCTGGAACTCCCTCTCTTTGTGGTCCTCCTGGTATCTTACATTCTGGCAATGTTGGGGAACATCACCATCATCTTGGTGTCCTGGCTGGATTCCCAGCTCCATAGTCCTATGTACATCTTCCTCAGCCACCTGTCCTTTCTGGACCTCTGCTACACCATGACAACAGTTCCCCAGATGCTGGTCAACATGGGCAGCTCCAAGAAGACCATCAGCTATGGGGGCTGCACAGTGCAGTATGTGATTTTCCACTGGTTGGGCTGCACTGAGTGCATCATCTTGGCTGCCATGGCCCTGGACCATTACATGGCCATCTGTGAGCCCCTCAGGTACACTGTCATTCATCACATTCTCTGCCAGCAGCTGGTAGACACCACCTGGGTTAGTGGCTTTGGCAACTCCCTTGTCCAAGTAGTCTTGACAGTGTGTTTGCCTTTCTGTGGGCAGCAATTGCTAAACAACTTCTTCTGTGAGGTGCCAGCCATGATCAAGCTGTCATGTGCTGATACAACCATGAATGATGCCACACTGGCCATGCTGGCGACTTTCTTTGTGCTGGTTCCCCTCGCTTTCATCCTCCTCTCCTACTTCTTCATTGCCCATGTGGTGCTCAGGATCTGGTCCTCCAAAGGACTGCACAAGGCCTTTGGCACCTGTTCTTCCCATCTGGTGGTGGTCTCCCTGTTCTACCCCCCTGCCATCTACATGTACCTGCAGCCCCCTTCCAGCTACTCCCAAAAGCAGGGTAAGTTTATCTCCCTCTTCTATTCCATCATCACCCCCACCCTCAATCCCTTCATCTACACCCTGAGGAATAAGGATGTGAAAGAAGCTCTGAGAAGACTCCTGGAGAGGATCTGGAGGTTCTGCAGAAGATGAAGATCTGACATGTGgccctttccattttttaaagaatattccacaAGTGTGTTGTATGCTCAGAGCACTTTTCACTTCAGGAGTTAATGAAACTGTGTAAGTTTTTTTGAGAGATTTGAGAGTCCCCAAACTCCCCTGTCCAAAACACCTCAACCCCTGTATCAACAGTGGGCTTGGAATCCCACCTCTAATATAAGATATTTAATTCTAAAAGGCCATATGTTTTCAGGAATCATTTAAACAGATATTGTGTTCAATTATTATTTGtggaattaattaatttttaagtttccACCTTCTCATCtccctgttttctatttttctcttatcCATCTCTTAAATAGCATTCTTTGCCTTGAAACATATTAAAGAGTCATTATAATTTGGCCTTTTAGGAGAGTAACTTTACAAGATCAAGAAGTCTTCTTTGAGGCATTCAGAGGACAGCAGAAAAGCAGTAAAAATGCTGCATATActcagattttatttcttttgattactTTATTCTTCTCCTAGAATAACTTAGTAATAAATAGTGGTTTAAATTAAAGATACTATGATTACATATTTCTGAATAATTAAAAGCAACAAGAAACACATTTTTTGAATGCCATTCTGTGTTGTTCTGTATTGAAACCCTTGTGGTAAAGActggccataaaaagaagtggTAATCTTCACATTTATGAAGTTCAAATcctacatatatgtatttttaaagttctgttcATTTGTCAAATGTTAGGTCTTAAACTGTACTTCATCCCCATGAAATACTTGGAAAATTAAGAGGCCATAATATGTCAATGGGAATCACAGTATTTGTTTTAATGGGTTTTAAacagtttattcatttatgtttaaaaattagaaacCTCAGAAATGATTTAGGATTTTTTGAATGGGCAATTTCATTTTGATGACTTGGGCTAGATGTTTTATAAGAAAGTAGTTTATCACATATGAGAACTCTTAAAACCACTTTGCCAATTCAGGTCACAGTTTTAAAACTGGAATGTGAACCAAAGTGTCCTATGTATCTTGGTATTGTTACTGAATACAACCAGATTTATATATGGAAGAGTATTTGGTTATTTTgttttggcttaaaaaaaaaaacaaaaaagaaaacaaaagaaagaacaatgcTGGTGGAGGTGTTCCCAAATACATTCCCTTTAAATGTAGCTGAAAGTGGAGTAGAGTGGAGCTCCTCTACCTTCTCTCCACCATCACATctcaccccctcctccccaccagccAACACAGTGGCTGATGTTATACCAAAGTACATCATCCAGGCTCCATTTTCATGGGAACTCTGTGCTCATTTTTCCCAAGATCCATTTCAAGAAAGTCTTCAGGGAGGTCTTGTAAAGCTTTCTTACAATGATTCTCTGTCCTGGTTTCAGCTGAATGGTGACACTGGCACAGTCCCTTTTTACTAAGTCTCACAAGGGTTAGGCACACAGCTGTCAGGGCCATGCCAGCTGTGCAGGAGTAGAATGCTCTGCTGTGTATCTTACTTGGGTCAACACAGCAGACCTGCCAGGGGTGGTCCCGCCAGTCCTGATACACTCTGGATGAAGACATAGACTCCAGCTGCAGAAGACATCTTCTCAATTCCCACCATGTCATCTTCTGCTAGGAGTGGGAGATGAGTGCCTCCTACTGTCCCAAGCATAAAACCAAAAAATATGCTTCATGACATAAGACCTCAGAATTCTGTAGCAAGAGTAAAGGCAGAGACACAGTCAACAAGATGATACAGTTGAAATCCATGCAGATCCTATGAACAGGCTTTCTTTTGAGGACAACACTGGCTCCAATTCTCCCAAAAGCTTCTGAAATCACCATTGCAGATAAGATAAACATTGCATGGTCCTGTTCAATGCCCCAGCTAATGCTCAAAGGAAGGTGCAAAGAAGCCTAGTGTGGCAAAGACACCAAATAATGTGTGACACAtaaaacttttctctttcaaaattgagagGTCCAACAATGGAGCTCTCTTAACACTCTGCTTGGAGCTGTTCTTCCCAAGGATCTGCTGCATGTCAGCCTTTGGCTCCAGTTCCACATTAGCATGATAAGGCACATTTTAGGTAAGGTAGTTATTTTCACTCTTGAGTCAATGGAGTTTACTGAGCtgcatgttttctcattttcaagtGTATATTGCacttctttctgatttttatgtGTGCTTTATATTGGGTGACCCAGATGCTCAGATAATAATTGGTCTCAGCAGCATTCCATAGGCAACAATATTCAACTGTAGTAGGCCCACAGAGAGGAGGCTGTGTCTCCAGCAAATTTTCTCCTTCAGAACTGTGATTGCTGGTGTGaaagcaaacaaagcaaaacactcCCCATAGAAGCAACTGCAGGAGCCACAGAGAGTCTTTTGTCAAAATACTGGGATAGGACAGTTACAGCTGGGAGAAAGCTAAAGCAATATCCCAAACCAGAGATGATCCCAATGGTGACTTACAGGTGGTGAACACCCTGGGTAAAGGTGGCTGAGACCATGCACAAGCTCAAGAGCTGCCCCCCAACTATCACCACCACACAGTGGCCAAACTGGCTGCCCAGGATAGTGGAGGGGGTGCTGTAAATGTTAAGACAAATGTATATATCAATATTATCCATGAGATCAGTctcatattctgatcagattggcAAATGCATAAGAGAATGAGAGAGCtccaaaagcagccagagagaagcgattcaccacatacaagggaaaaaacataagactaagtagtgactactcagtggccaccatggaggcaagaaggcagtggcatgacatatttaaaattctgagagcaaaacattgccaaccaagaattctttatccagcaaagctctccttcaaatttgagggagggcttaacattttcacagacaaacaaatgctgagagaattagttaccaagagacctgtcctacaagaaaaaCTATAGGGAGCCCTCTTggctgagggaaaaagaaaggagtgagagctccggagaagggcacagaataaaagagttttagtaagggtacattaaaggaaatagaataaaaatagatctgacaaataaaaaccaaaggatatgatagctgattcaagaactgccttcccagtaataacattgaatatgaatggattaaactccccaattaaaagatatggatagGCAGAAtcgatttaaaaatatgaaccatcaatatgttccttaaaagaaactcatcttagacccataGACACAAACAAATTGtaagtgaaagcatggaaaaaacattccatgcaagctacagccaaaagaaagcaggtgtagcaattttaatctcaggtaaaatagactttaaatgcaaggatggcataagagacaaagaaggacaccataaaCACTAATAAatgggacaattcaacaagaaataacaatcctaaatgtctacgcacccaatcaaggtgcacaaaagtacatgagacaaacattggcaaaactgaaggaagcaatagacatttccacaataattgtgggagacttcaatacgtTACTCtgtcttatagatagatcaaccagacagaggactaattaggaaactgaaaaactaaacaatgtgataaataaatttgacttaacaaacatatagagagcattacatcccaaatcatcaagatacacattcttcactagtgctcatagaacattctccaggatagatcatatgctggggcataaaacatgtctcaataaatttcaaaataatgaaattattcaaagcacagtctctgatgacagtggaatacaactagaagtaaataaccatcaTATATCTagcacattcacaaatatctggaaactaaacaacacactcctaaacaatcagtgtgttaaagatgaaattgcaagagaaataactaaatacctagagaagaatgaaaatgagaccataacaaatcaaaacttatgagattcAGTGAAGGTGGtagtgagggggaaatttataactctaaatgcacacattaaaaaggaagaaagagctaaaatcaaagaactaatggaacaattgaagaagctagaaaatgaacagcaaataaatcataaatcaaatggaataaaagaaatagcaaggattaaagcagaaataaatgttgtagagaacaaaaaagaaaagcaatagagagaataaataaaaccaaaagctggtcctttgagatcaacaagattggcaagcccttagctagcatgacaaaaacaaaatgagagaagacccaaataaacaaaataataaatgagagaggagacattactgcagatcccaaagaaagaagaaaaagaaaagtaagaggataccatgaacaactgtatgcaaacaaactagataatttagagaaaatggacaatttcctggaaacacatgaacaacaaggcctgaccagagaagaaatagaagacctcaacaaaccaatcacaacaaagacatccaatcagtcatcaaaaaccttcccacaaataaaagcccagggtgagatggcttcacaggggaattctatgaaactttccaaaaagaactgatgccaatcttacttaaactctttaaaaacattgaagaaaatggaacactacctaactcatttcatgaagatgctacaagaaaggaaaactacaggccaatctccctcatgaatatagatgaaaaaattctcaacaaaaaacttgcatatctaatccaaagacacattaaaaaattattcaccatgaccaaatggggttcattctagTCACACAAGGATGacccaacaaaagaaaatcaatcagtttAATACAACAcgttaaaaaatcaaaagggaaaaatcaaatgatcatctcaatagagacTGAAagagcattcaacaaaatccagaatccttttttgataaaaacacttcaaaaggtagggattgaagaaaacttcctcaatatgataaacagcatatatgaaaaacccacagccagcatagtactcaatgttgagagactgaaagaattcactctaagatctggaatgaggcaaggatgcccactgtcaccactgctgttCTACATTGTGCTAGaggtgctagccagagcaatccagcaagacaaagaaataaaatgcatccaaactggaaagaaagaagtaaaactgtcattatttgcagatgatatgatcttatatttggaaaactctgaTAAATCAATGACACCTATACTGGAATAAtacacaaatttagcaaagtagtgggatacaagattcaTGCACATAAATcattaatgttcctatacaccagaaatgacctaactgaagaaacactcaagaaaatgattccattctcaatagcaactaaaaaaatcaactacttAGGAATAACCTCAGTCAAGGGTGTAAAAgacttatatatagaaaattacataactttacttgaagaaatagaaggggaccaataaagatggaaaaatattccgtgttcttGGATGGGAAggttaaatgttgttaagatgtcaattctacccaaattcacctacagattcaatgcaattgcaatgaaactttgaacaacctactttacagattTGGAAAAGTGAGTAATCAAGTTTATCTGGAAGgcgaagatgccttgaattgttaaaaacattctaaaaaagtaAACCAAAGTGGGAGGaattatacttcctgactttgaagcttatcataaagccatagtagacaaaacagcatggtattggcagcAAGATAGACATaccaatcaatggaatcaaattgagaattttgaAATAGATCTCCAGATCTATGGTCATCTGATCTTTTATAAAGCCCCAAacccactaaactgggacataacagtctcttcaacaaatggggatgggagaactggatatccatatccaaagaatgaaagaggacccctacctcacaccctacacaaaaattaactcaaagtagaccaaagacctcaatataagagacagtaccataaaactcctagaagataatgtagggaaacatcttcaagaccttgcattagaaGGTCCCTTCTTAGACCTAACGCCCAAAGCAcaaccaatgaaagaaaaaaatagacaaatggtaactcctcagaattaaaagcttctgtacctcaaaggaatttgtcaaaaaaggtgaagaggcagccaactcaatgggaaaaaatatttggaaaccatttatctgatcaaaggttgatatcttgcatatataaagaaaacttacaactcaatgacaatagtacaaacagcccgattataaaatgggcaaactatatgaaaagacatttctctgaagaagaaatacaaatggctaaaaaacacatgaaaaaatattcatcttcactagctattagggagatgtgagttaagaccacaatgttatatcatctcacactgattagattggctgccattaaacaacaggaagctaaagtgctggagaggatgtggagaaattggaacacttattcattgttggtgggactgtgtggaaagccgcctcccgaatcgggcctagcgtatgcgctgcagcctgctctagagttacccccgcccatcgagtgagccaagatggcgcctgcatcctgtttccgcatagtgacgcatgtatccgccacccgctcctaccaatcgaaatcctgtatacgcgatactagcctagaagcttattggttgttaattgtgtataaaaggtcttacccggacggggtagggtgagacagcccacaaggagccgtgcctgacggccacatcgaggctgctctcccacgaggcgccgtgccccgtgtgggaaccagtaacacagaatgttcatctagctgtagtaaagggcttgctttcacaactgccgtgtggttcgagtcgtgattcatgaccaggttagttcgcgcagtctgcatctctctctctccttccctgtttcccctcgc encodes:
- the LOC119524520 gene encoding olfactory receptor 2B11-like codes for the protein MSSDNQSFLGEPPTNFILLGVSDRPWLELPLFVVLLVSYILAMLGNITIILVSWLDSQLHSPMYIFLSHLSFLDLCYTMTTVPQMLVNMGSSKKTISYGGCTVQYVIFHWLGCTECIILAAMALDHYMAICEPLRYTVIHHILCQQLVDTTWVSGFGNSLVQVVLTVCLPFCGQQLLNNFFCEVPAMIKLSCADTTMNDATLAMLATFFVLVPLAFILLSYFFIAHVVLRIWSSKGLHKAFGTCSSHLVVVSLFYPPAIYMYLQPPSSYSQKQGKFISLFYSIITPTLNPFIYTLRNKDVKEALRRLLERIWRFCRR